One segment of Paenibacillus sp. FSL R7-0337 DNA contains the following:
- a CDS encoding winged helix-turn-helix transcriptional regulator codes for MKDTGMIRSLDSLGRIVVPVEIRMTRNIDIGDPIEFFILDEDIIVLRKYTSTECTFCRSLDHVTYYKDQFICNTCLKELSDPERGSEPIHASPSSAEEQPEPARGVRRSKTEEMSLRLMKAIEDHPYANQKELAEVLGISQARVSQLKRKLNTPGRADPQ; via the coding sequence ATGAAAGATACAGGCATGATCCGAAGCTTAGACAGTCTCGGAAGAATTGTGGTTCCCGTAGAAATCCGCATGACACGTAATATTGACATTGGGGATCCTATTGAATTTTTTATACTGGATGAGGATATAATCGTCCTCCGAAAGTACACCTCCACAGAATGCACCTTTTGCAGAAGTCTTGATCATGTTACCTACTATAAGGATCAGTTCATTTGCAACACCTGTCTGAAGGAGCTTAGTGACCCCGAACGCGGATCAGAACCCATCCATGCCTCCCCAAGTTCAGCAGAAGAGCAGCCCGAGCCAGCCCGCGGGGTACGGAGAAGTAAGACCGAAGAAATGAGTCTGCGTCTAATGAAAGCGATCGAAGATCATCCTTATGCCAACCAGAAGGAGCTTGCCGAGGTTCTCGGCATCAGCCAAGCCAGAGTCAGCCAGCTCAAGCGCAAGCTGAACACTCCCGGCAGAGCAGATCCGCAGTAA
- a CDS encoding GNAT family acetyltransferase, which translates to MEYRRITDIDDPLFREVHQLLSEVFPPEEVLEYSLWKEPLADPGIRVFAAVHEGTVVGTTEYRYYADWNVAMTDFTIIGREGLGIGRFLARQRLKDLEKLAAENHTELLGMFAEIYDPYRVGYDFGGIKPMDPYVRREVLSHLGYKRIDIPYVHPSWQGDGEAVSGLDLCFMPGDEDLESIAAPLVADFLTRYYAVLAEKPEAWTSMISQLRGRESVALLPL; encoded by the coding sequence ATGGAATATAGAAGAATTACAGATATTGACGACCCGTTGTTCAGAGAGGTGCATCAGCTGCTGTCGGAGGTATTTCCGCCTGAGGAAGTGCTGGAGTACAGCCTGTGGAAGGAGCCGCTTGCCGATCCGGGAATACGCGTGTTCGCTGCCGTACATGAAGGGACGGTTGTAGGCACTACGGAATACCGTTATTATGCCGACTGGAATGTGGCGATGACCGATTTCACGATTATTGGCCGGGAAGGGCTGGGCATTGGCCGTTTTCTGGCGCGTCAACGCTTGAAGGATCTGGAGAAGCTGGCGGCTGAGAATCATACGGAGCTGCTGGGGATGTTCGCTGAGATCTATGATCCGTACCGTGTGGGGTATGATTTTGGCGGAATTAAGCCGATGGACCCGTACGTCCGCCGTGAAGTTCTGTCGCATTTGGGCTATAAAAGAATAGATATTCCCTATGTCCACCCTTCCTGGCAGGGGGATGGCGAAGCGGTGTCCGGTCTGGACCTCTGCTTCATGCCCGGAGATGAGGACCTGGAGAGCATCGCAGCGCCGCTGGTGGCCGATTTCCTGACCCGTTATTACGCCGTGCTTGCGGAAAAGCCGGAAGCCTGGACATCGATGATCAGCCAGCTTCGCGGCAGGGAGAGTGTGGCGTTATTGCCGCTGTGA
- a CDS encoding DNA-3-methyladenine glycosylase: MKPNHSAGLEPGAPQLLQPELYKLPAVEAAPRLLGQHLVRRTEDGDIRCRIVETESYGGAEDKGSHAYGSRRTARTEVMFSAGGAVYVYLIYGMYHCLNVVTAAQDEPHAVLIRAVEPLTERDAELMAAYRGVAVRKPSDLSGGPGKLCRALRIDKSLNFSRFDLPEGPLSIEQGEDPESLDIVQAPRINIPYAEEYAGRPWRFYLRANPYVSASDPQAQPHRLV; the protein is encoded by the coding sequence ATGAAGCCGAATCACTCCGCCGGCCTTGAACCGGGCGCGCCACAGCTGCTGCAGCCTGAGCTCTACAAGCTCCCGGCAGTTGAAGCAGCGCCGCGTCTTCTTGGCCAGCATCTGGTCCGCCGCACGGAAGACGGGGACATCCGCTGCCGCATTGTGGAGACAGAGAGCTACGGAGGTGCTGAGGATAAGGGCAGCCACGCTTACGGCAGCCGCCGGACCGCCCGGACGGAGGTCATGTTCAGCGCAGGAGGCGCAGTGTATGTATACCTGATCTACGGTATGTACCATTGCCTAAATGTCGTAACTGCCGCACAGGACGAGCCGCATGCCGTTCTGATCCGGGCAGTAGAGCCGCTTACGGAGAGGGATGCCGAGCTTATGGCAGCATACAGGGGGGTTGCCGTCAGGAAGCCCTCGGACCTCTCCGGCGGGCCGGGCAAGCTGTGCCGGGCGCTGCGGATTGACAAGAGCCTTAACTTTTCCAGGTTCGATCTGCCGGAAGGCCCGCTGAGCATCGAGCAGGGGGAAGACCCGGAGTCCCTGGATATTGTCCAGGCCCCGCGCATCAATATTCCTTATGCAGAAGAGTATGCCGGGCGCCCCTGGCGCTTCTATCTGCGGGCTAATCCTTATGTCTCGGCCAGCGATCCGCAGGCACAGCCCCACAGGCTGGTCTAA
- the argS gene encoding arginine--tRNA ligase: protein MTQSLNPLQLAHERVKEAVADAVVAAGLVSREELPAIVLEVPKDKAHGDMATNAAMQLTKIAKRNPRQIAEAIIEHLDTGRASIEKAEIAGPGFINFTLSKSYLYPVIALVAEQGDGYGRVNIGQGKRVEMEFVSANPTGSLHLGHARGAAVGDALCNVLDYAGYNVTREYYINDAGNQVANLCKSIETRYLQELGQPAEMPEDGYHGEDIKGFAKELVAEKGDSLLAMTPGDRAAFFRTYGLAKELDKIKRDLSRFRVNFDIWFSETSLYENGEVLRSLDELRERGEVYEKEGATWLATTKYGDDKDRVLIKNDGTYTYLTPDIAYHSDKYGRGYDTMINIWGADHHGYIPRMKAAMAALGNDPEKLVVLIAQMVSLFQDGEKVKMSKRTGKAVTMEDLMDEVGIDAIRYFFTMRSMDSHLDFDMDLAISTSNENPVFYVQYAHARICSIFRQAEEQGIVVPDAAQIDYSKLTAVHEYDLLRKIGELPAEITIAAEGNAPHRLVRYVYDLASLFHSYYKAERVITEDAAQTVARLALLGAARTAIANVLRLVGVTAPDRM from the coding sequence ATGACACAATCTTTAAATCCGCTCCAGCTTGCCCATGAACGGGTGAAGGAGGCCGTCGCCGATGCGGTTGTAGCCGCAGGTCTGGTGTCCCGCGAAGAGCTGCCGGCCATTGTGCTGGAAGTACCGAAGGACAAGGCCCATGGAGATATGGCTACGAATGCTGCTATGCAGCTGACCAAGATCGCTAAGCGTAATCCCCGGCAGATCGCCGAGGCCATTATCGAGCACCTGGATACGGGCCGCGCTTCCATTGAGAAGGCGGAGATTGCCGGACCGGGCTTCATTAACTTTACTTTGTCCAAAAGCTATCTCTACCCCGTGATCGCACTTGTGGCCGAGCAGGGTGACGGTTATGGCCGTGTGAACATAGGCCAGGGCAAGCGTGTAGAAATGGAGTTCGTCAGCGCGAACCCTACCGGCAGCCTTCATCTGGGACATGCCCGCGGCGCTGCTGTCGGCGATGCCCTGTGCAACGTGCTGGATTATGCCGGCTACAACGTGACCCGCGAGTACTACATTAACGATGCCGGGAACCAGGTCGCCAATCTGTGCAAATCCATCGAGACCCGTTACCTGCAGGAGCTGGGCCAGCCGGCCGAGATGCCGGAGGACGGTTATCATGGAGAGGATATCAAGGGCTTCGCCAAGGAGCTGGTGGCGGAGAAGGGCGATTCTCTGCTGGCTATGACACCGGGCGACCGGGCGGCATTCTTCCGTACCTACGGGCTTGCCAAGGAACTCGACAAAATCAAACGCGACCTCAGCCGGTTCCGGGTCAACTTCGATATCTGGTTCAGTGAAACCTCCCTCTATGAGAACGGAGAAGTGCTGCGTTCCCTGGATGAGCTTCGTGAGCGCGGAGAAGTCTATGAGAAGGAAGGCGCCACCTGGCTTGCGACCACCAAATACGGCGATGATAAAGACCGCGTGCTGATCAAGAACGATGGCACGTATACGTACCTCACACCGGATATCGCCTATCACAGCGACAAATACGGCCGCGGCTACGACACGATGATCAACATCTGGGGAGCCGATCACCACGGCTATATTCCACGGATGAAGGCGGCTATGGCGGCGCTCGGTAATGATCCCGAGAAGCTCGTGGTGCTGATCGCCCAAATGGTCAGCCTGTTCCAGGATGGCGAGAAGGTTAAGATGTCCAAGCGTACCGGCAAAGCCGTCACGATGGAAGACCTGATGGATGAAGTAGGAATCGACGCGATCCGTTACTTCTTCACCATGCGCAGCATGGATTCGCATCTGGACTTTGACATGGATCTGGCGATTTCGACATCCAATGAGAATCCTGTATTCTATGTACAATACGCACATGCGCGGATTTGCAGCATATTCCGCCAAGCGGAGGAGCAAGGGATTGTAGTGCCGGATGCAGCCCAGATTGATTACAGCAAGCTGACCGCCGTACATGAATATGATCTGCTGCGCAAAATCGGTGAACTGCCTGCGGAGATTACCATTGCTGCCGAGGGCAATGCACCGCACCGTCTGGTCCGGTATGTATACGACCTGGCTTCGTTGTTCCACAGCTATTACAAGGCAGAGCGCGTGATCACTGAGGATGCCGCTCAGACAGTAGCCCGCCTTGCCCTGCTGGGCGCAGCACGTACGGCCATTGCCAACGTCCTGCGGCTGGTCGGTGTTACCGCACCGGACCGGATGTAA
- a CDS encoding GNAT family N-acetyltransferase produces the protein MYYKKFYALDGKTPVPAVIRSYTEADFTELITIQSEAFPPPYPAELWWNREQLLNHVTLFPEGALCVELAGELAGSVTGFLMNFDPEAPMHHHTWSEVTADGYLTSHQPDGNTLYIADLCVRPKYRKLGLGKELVQSLYHVVVEQKLERLLGAGRMPGYHRVAGQMTAEEYLAGVVAGSWFDPVITFLLRCGRSPVSVVAGYLEDEESGNYAALMEWRNPFQ, from the coding sequence ATGTATTATAAGAAGTTCTACGCTTTGGACGGCAAGACGCCGGTCCCTGCGGTGATCCGTTCCTATACGGAAGCTGACTTCACCGAGCTCATCACGATCCAGTCCGAGGCATTCCCGCCGCCTTATCCTGCGGAGCTGTGGTGGAACCGGGAGCAGCTGCTGAATCACGTGACACTTTTTCCGGAAGGGGCTTTATGTGTGGAGCTGGCCGGGGAGCTGGCCGGATCGGTTACCGGATTCCTGATGAATTTCGACCCGGAGGCGCCGATGCATCATCATACGTGGTCAGAGGTTACGGCAGACGGATACCTTACCTCGCATCAGCCGGACGGGAACACGTTGTACATAGCGGATTTGTGCGTCCGTCCCAAATACCGCAAGCTGGGTCTGGGCAAAGAGCTGGTCCAGTCGTTATACCATGTGGTCGTGGAACAGAAGCTGGAGCGGCTGTTGGGAGCGGGCCGGATGCCGGGCTATCACCGGGTGGCCGGTCAGATGACAGCAGAAGAGTATTTAGCCGGGGTTGTTGCCGGAAGCTGGTTTGATCCGGTGATTACTTTTCTGCTGCGGTGCGGGCGGTCTCCGGTCAGTGTGGTTGCGGGTTATCTGGAGGACGAGGAATCTGGGAATTACGCAGCGCTGATGGAATGGCGGAATCCTTTTCAATAA
- a CDS encoding PBP1A family penicillin-binding protein, which yields MTRDSATPKVRKRRFRLLFRLLVVSALLFLLAAGALLGYLYQKPLPPLGDDVRSRLLDVRGNVMTTFTTDGRSREPVELNRISPLLIKATLAVEDRKFYNHIGFDLKGMGRAVLANLEAGRRTQGASTLTQQLARNLYLTHEKTWTRKAKEALYTLQLEMKYSKDEILNMYLNEIYYGHGAYGIEAAARMYFGKAAADLDLAESALLAGVPKGPTYYSPYNHLDSALKRQGIILAAMVDTGDITESQAQEAVKEQLKLSPQGQKDTTVAVPYFRDYVRSLVIDSLHISSDELDRGGLNVYTTLDPDMQQAAEAAVDQGMDHSSELETALVSVDPRTGYVKAMVGGTNYRTSSFNHVLAKTRQPGSSFKPIMYLAALSTKEMTGLSVFNSQPTLFHYDNNRKTYQPRNFGDKYLGEINMRQAIAASDNIYAVNTIMKIGADKVAAMAAAMGINSPLQSVPSLALGTSPVSPLEMAAAFAVIANDGVKQPVTAVLKITDAGGHLLYEAPQPEGQAVVEPAAAYVLTRLMEGVFESGGTGNRVASMIKRPVAGKTGTTDTDGWMVGFTPELSTAVWVGYDKGRDIATTDGRRAAPIFAGFTEKALENVPPKIFPIPDGVVSVYIDPLSGMLATADCPEKKLETFISGTEPTGYCDQHSSGEPGASGSTVPSGPVNPVKEEHSLWNNIKRWWMN from the coding sequence ATGACGCGCGATTCTGCCACACCCAAAGTCCGCAAACGCCGCTTCCGCCTGCTCTTTCGGCTACTGGTTGTCTCCGCCCTGCTGTTCCTGCTGGCCGCCGGCGCTCTGCTTGGATACCTATATCAGAAGCCGCTCCCCCCGCTTGGGGATGATGTCCGCTCCAGACTGCTTGACGTCAGGGGCAATGTGATGACCACCTTCACTACAGACGGCCGCAGCCGTGAGCCTGTTGAGCTTAACCGGATCTCTCCGCTGCTCATCAAGGCCACGCTGGCTGTGGAGGACCGGAAATTCTATAATCATATCGGCTTTGATCTGAAAGGCATGGGGAGAGCGGTACTCGCCAATCTGGAGGCGGGCAGACGCACGCAAGGGGCCAGCACCTTAACCCAGCAGCTAGCACGCAATCTGTACCTGACCCATGAGAAAACCTGGACCCGCAAAGCCAAGGAAGCGCTATATACCCTACAGCTGGAAATGAAATATTCTAAGGATGAAATCCTGAATATGTATTTAAATGAAATCTACTACGGGCACGGCGCTTATGGGATCGAGGCTGCAGCCCGGATGTATTTCGGCAAAGCTGCCGCAGATCTGGATCTGGCGGAAAGCGCACTGCTGGCCGGAGTGCCCAAGGGACCCACCTATTATTCTCCTTATAATCATCTGGACAGCGCCTTGAAACGTCAAGGCATCATCCTGGCCGCCATGGTCGATACGGGGGATATTACGGAGTCGCAGGCACAGGAGGCTGTTAAGGAGCAGTTGAAGCTGAGCCCGCAGGGTCAAAAAGATACCACGGTGGCTGTACCCTATTTCCGCGATTATGTGCGCAGCCTTGTGATCGACAGCCTGCATATCAGCAGTGACGAGCTGGACCGGGGCGGGCTGAATGTCTATACGACGCTTGACCCGGATATGCAGCAGGCTGCGGAAGCGGCGGTGGATCAGGGTATGGACCACAGCAGCGAGCTGGAAACTGCCCTGGTCTCCGTTGATCCCCGCACTGGCTACGTGAAGGCTATGGTCGGGGGCACGAATTACCGGACCAGCTCCTTCAACCATGTGCTGGCGAAGACGCGCCAGCCCGGATCTTCCTTTAAGCCGATTATGTATTTGGCGGCGCTGTCGACTAAAGAAATGACCGGCTTGTCCGTCTTCAACAGCCAGCCAACGCTATTCCATTATGATAACAACCGCAAGACATACCAGCCCCGGAACTTCGGGGATAAATATCTGGGAGAGATTAATATGCGGCAGGCCATTGCCGCATCCGACAATATCTATGCAGTGAATACCATTATGAAGATTGGGGCAGATAAGGTCGCCGCTATGGCGGCCGCCATGGGCATTAACAGCCCGCTGCAGAGCGTTCCTTCGCTTGCGCTAGGAACCTCGCCTGTCAGCCCGCTGGAGATGGCCGCAGCCTTCGCAGTGATTGCGAATGACGGAGTGAAGCAGCCGGTCACTGCGGTCCTGAAGATCACGGATGCGGGCGGACATCTTCTCTATGAAGCTCCGCAGCCCGAGGGACAGGCCGTCGTTGAGCCGGCAGCAGCTTACGTGTTAACCCGGCTGATGGAGGGGGTCTTCGAGAGCGGAGGCACCGGGAACCGGGTGGCCTCGATGATCAAGCGTCCGGTGGCCGGCAAGACCGGTACTACAGATACCGACGGGTGGATGGTAGGCTTCACGCCTGAGCTCTCAACCGCCGTCTGGGTCGGATATGATAAGGGCCGTGATATTGCGACCACCGACGGCAGACGGGCAGCACCTATCTTCGCCGGATTCACGGAAAAAGCACTGGAGAATGTGCCGCCGAAGATTTTTCCCATTCCCGATGGCGTAGTCAGCGTATATATCGATCCGCTGTCCGGCATGCTGGCTACAGCAGACTGTCCGGAGAAAAAGCTGGAGACCTTCATCAGCGGCACAGAGCCTACCGGATATTGTGACCAGCATAGCTCTGGTGAACCCGGTGCTTCCGGCAGCACCGTGCCTTCCGGTCCTGTCAATCCGGTCAAGGAAGAGCATTCCCTCTGGAATAATATCAAGCGCTGGTGGATGAACTAA
- a CDS encoding carbon-nitrogen hydrolase family protein: MAFRVSAVQYHLHTISSFGEFAAECEQYIKTAREYGAEFILFPEFLTTQLMSIGGEDGGALGIEDLPQFTDRYLEMFSGYAKKYVVHIIGGTHVLRRSGKLYNVAHLFYPDGRIAEQAKLHITPAEVEGWNMGAGEELQVFQTDHGTIAMLTCYDIEFPEIVRMARAKGADVIFCPSCTDDRHGFHRVRYTSHARAIENQVYVVLTGTVGSLPTVDLMRANFGQAAVITPNDIPFPPQGLLAEGEINHDMIITADLDLDLLYRVREHGSVTTWRDRRTDLYTDWT; the protein is encoded by the coding sequence ATGGCTTTTCGCGTATCTGCTGTACAATATCATCTGCACACCATCTCTTCCTTCGGGGAGTTTGCTGCCGAGTGTGAGCAATACATCAAGACGGCCCGAGAGTACGGCGCTGAATTTATCCTCTTCCCTGAATTTCTTACGACACAGCTGATGTCGATCGGAGGCGAAGACGGGGGAGCGCTGGGGATAGAGGATCTGCCGCAGTTCACAGACCGTTACCTGGAGATGTTCTCCGGGTACGCGAAGAAGTATGTGGTACATATTATTGGGGGGACCCATGTGCTGCGGCGCAGCGGCAAGCTGTATAATGTAGCCCATCTTTTTTACCCGGACGGAAGAATTGCCGAGCAGGCCAAGCTGCATATTACCCCTGCTGAGGTAGAGGGCTGGAATATGGGGGCGGGTGAGGAGCTTCAGGTATTCCAGACAGATCATGGGACCATTGCCATGCTGACCTGCTATGACATTGAATTCCCTGAAATTGTGCGCATGGCCCGGGCCAAGGGCGCAGATGTGATCTTCTGCCCGTCCTGCACGGATGACCGCCACGGCTTCCACCGGGTACGGTATACGAGCCACGCCCGGGCTATCGAGAATCAAGTCTATGTAGTGCTGACCGGGACCGTAGGCTCGCTGCCTACCGTTGACCTGATGCGGGCCAACTTCGGTCAGGCTGCAGTAATTACACCCAATGACATCCCGTTCCCTCCGCAGGGTCTGCTGGCCGAAGGGGAGATTAACCATGATATGATCATCACCGCCGATCTGGATCTGGATCTGCTGTACCGCGTCCGGGAACACGGGTCTGTAACCACCTGGCGTGACCGCCGCACCGATCTGTACACCGACTGGACGTAA
- a CDS encoding DUF1934 domain-containing protein gives MTEGPQGKYGVSVTLESVQGTERSVVHAAGEAIAKGQSLYIIYEEQQTGPEGAVAAVRNTLKISEGRIKLIRHGAVQSEQSFEPGQPLPGFYRSPYTQFNLTTDTKTLDIKREGRSLAVSWEYDLYVYGEVTGQFAISLNIQEEPQS, from the coding sequence ATGACTGAAGGACCGCAAGGCAAATACGGCGTTTCGGTAACGCTGGAGAGTGTGCAGGGCACAGAGCGCAGTGTGGTGCATGCTGCAGGTGAGGCTATTGCCAAGGGACAGTCGCTGTACATTATTTATGAAGAGCAGCAGACCGGACCCGAAGGCGCAGTGGCCGCGGTACGCAACACGCTGAAGATTTCAGAGGGCAGAATCAAGCTGATCCGCCATGGTGCTGTCCAGTCGGAGCAGTCCTTTGAGCCGGGGCAACCGCTGCCCGGATTCTACCGCTCGCCTTATACACAGTTCAATCTCACCACAGACACGAAGACACTGGACATCAAGCGCGAAGGAAGATCGCTTGCCGTTTCATGGGAATATGATCTCTACGTATATGGAGAAGTAACAGGACAGTTCGCTATAAGTTTGAATATACAGGAGGAACCACAATCATGA
- a CDS encoding S8 family peptidase has product MDYYGFWQMLLEEMKAAPKSAPRHIVTFNDPRMYAGALSQWKSLKTKKPGLRQVQVSTLIQAFFVPAAGAERLMNRYADSLCIEADHRIQVHSPLADKSGSALMPWGIRAIRAPQAWSRSTGVHVKIGVIDTGVDFRHPDLRHSLASGVNLLNRGMMPLDDNGHGTHIAGTLAAAGGSRNMMGVAPRALLYPVKAFDHNGSAYVSDIVLGIDWCVQNKIDIINMSFGMRNRSKALHEVVIKAYRAGIAIIASSGNDGKRGGDYPARYPETIAVGALDRRQRVAAFSNRGPYIDVYGPGEGIPSCWLREGYKEMSGTSMATSHVTGAAALLLALRPGLSPRELKLLLRRSASPVRLRKGQRRSSLGGGAADALQLLRAGIRARRGNGSASSTAGSGAKAAAVAKA; this is encoded by the coding sequence ATGGATTATTACGGATTTTGGCAGATGCTGCTTGAAGAAATGAAGGCTGCCCCCAAAAGTGCACCGCGGCACATTGTGACCTTCAACGACCCCCGCATGTATGCCGGCGCACTGTCGCAGTGGAAATCTCTGAAAACTAAAAAGCCTGGTCTGCGGCAGGTTCAGGTCTCTACGCTGATTCAGGCTTTCTTCGTGCCCGCCGCAGGAGCAGAGCGGCTGATGAACCGTTATGCGGATTCCCTCTGTATAGAAGCAGACCACCGGATTCAGGTTCATTCGCCCTTGGCGGACAAAAGCGGTTCCGCCCTGATGCCCTGGGGAATCAGGGCCATCCGCGCTCCACAGGCCTGGTCCAGATCGACTGGCGTCCATGTGAAGATCGGCGTCATTGATACAGGCGTCGATTTCCGCCATCCCGATCTCAGGCATTCTCTGGCCTCCGGGGTCAACCTGCTGAACCGCGGCATGATGCCGCTGGATGACAACGGACACGGCACGCATATTGCCGGTACCCTGGCGGCAGCCGGGGGCTCACGCAATATGATGGGCGTAGCCCCCCGGGCGCTGCTCTATCCGGTCAAGGCCTTCGACCACAACGGCTCCGCTTATGTGTCGGATATTGTCCTTGGCATCGATTGGTGCGTGCAGAACAAAATCGATATCATTAATATGAGCTTCGGGATGAGGAACCGGAGCAAGGCTCTGCATGAGGTGGTGATCAAGGCCTACCGGGCCGGGATTGCCATTATCGCTTCCTCCGGCAACGACGGCAAGCGCGGCGGGGATTACCCCGCGCGCTATCCGGAGACTATTGCCGTAGGCGCCCTTGATAGAAGGCAGCGCGTCGCCGCCTTCAGCAACCGCGGACCGTACATTGATGTGTACGGCCCAGGCGAGGGCATCCCCTCCTGCTGGCTGCGGGAGGGGTACAAGGAAATGAGCGGCACCTCCATGGCGACCTCCCATGTCACCGGTGCCGCGGCCCTGCTGCTCGCGCTGCGGCCGGGGCTGTCGCCCCGCGAGCTGAAGCTGCTCTTGCGCCGCTCCGCTTCGCCGGTGCGGCTGCGTAAGGGCCAGCGCCGCTCGTCGCTGGGCGGCGGCGCGGCCGATGCACTGCAGCTGCTGCGCGCAGGCATCCGGGCCCGGCGGGGCAACGGCAGCGCCAGCAGCACCGCAGGCAGCGGAGCGAAGGCCGCTGCTGTGGCGAAGGCTTAA
- the rpoE gene encoding DNA-directed RNA polymerase subunit delta, with translation MSTPLNLKLDPEKVKEMPMVDLAFLVLKAANTPYYYRDLMVEVAKLRGLTDQESQDTIAQLYTEINIDGRFACVGTNLWGLKRWYPLERSDDPVGNTKRVRIINDEDDDLEDDDFADEEENYAAEEEDFDAIDEDRDDLYSDDDSEEEVDEDVVIDEDDIDEDESDDEDSEDGEEDDADDEDEEDKF, from the coding sequence GTGAGTACGCCACTCAATTTAAAGCTGGACCCTGAGAAAGTAAAAGAAATGCCGATGGTAGACCTGGCCTTCCTGGTGCTTAAGGCAGCTAATACGCCTTACTACTACCGTGATCTGATGGTGGAGGTTGCCAAGCTGCGCGGGTTGACCGATCAAGAGAGCCAAGATACGATCGCCCAGCTATATACCGAGATTAATATTGACGGGCGTTTTGCCTGTGTCGGAACCAACTTGTGGGGCCTGAAGCGCTGGTACCCGCTCGAACGCTCCGATGACCCTGTCGGCAACACCAAGCGCGTGCGGATCATCAACGATGAAGACGACGATCTGGAAGATGACGATTTTGCCGATGAAGAAGAGAATTATGCTGCTGAGGAAGAGGATTTCGATGCGATTGATGAAGATCGCGACGACCTCTATTCTGACGACGACAGCGAAGAGGAAGTTGACGAAGATGTAGTCATTGATGAAGACGACATTGACGAAGACGAATCGGATGATGAAGATTCCGAAGACGGCGAAGAAGACGATGCCGACGATGAGGACGAGGAAGATAAATTTTAG